A region from the Rosa rugosa chromosome 6, drRosRugo1.1, whole genome shotgun sequence genome encodes:
- the LOC133713808 gene encoding phosphoinositide phospholipase C 6-like yields MSHSHRSSSEYPKSKTKESKTFGSSSEKKIKKMGDGNNTNNYKMFKFFNRKFKISELKPPPDVKDIFSKFAAGGDLMSPDQFRTFLIEHQAEKSVSLADAKRILHEFSLRRQHLTDPKHKKDKKQSKENKTAAPAHQTHEHGLTLDEFFNFLFEEEFNGPIKREVHHDMTAPLSHYFIYTGHNSYLTGNQLSSDCSDVPIIKALERGVKVIELDLWPTSSKQDVQVYHGRTLTAPVTLVKCLKSIKEHAFDKSPYPVVITFEDHLTTKLRCIVAEMVTQIFGDMLYYPKPEDPMTEFPSPEALKYRIIISTKPPKVGEGNDKDSSEESEKSDCSDKETESKTAVDIKPIQSEAPEYAELITIHAGKPQGGLKEALEVGEKVRRLSLSEQKLEKAAEDHGADIVRFTQRNILRIYPKGTRVTSSNYKPHVGWMHGAQMVAFNMQGRDKLLWLMHGMFRANGGCGYVKKPGFLMHKGPNNEVFDPRRHLMVTKTLKVKVYVGNGWHLDFSQTHFDSFSPPDFYTKVYIVGVPADCAKYKTEIKNDEWIPVWDEEFTFGMTVPELAILRIEVREYDRSDKDDFGGQTCLPVSELRTGFRSVAVYDHKGEKYTSVRLLMRFQFESNLAPA; encoded by the exons atgTCCCATTCTCATCGATCATCATCGGaatatccaaaatccaaaaccaaagaGAGCAAGACTTTCGGCTCATCATCGGAAAAAAAGATCAAGAAAATGGGCGACGGGAATAACACCAACAACTACAAGATGTTCAAGTTCTTCAACCGCAAGTTCAAGATCAGCGAGTTGAAGCCACCTCCAGACGTCAAGGACATCTTCTCCAAGTTCGCCGCCGGCGGGGACCTCATGTCCCCCGACCAGTTCCGTACGTTCTTGATCGAACACCAGGCCGAGAAATCCGTTTCTTTGGCCGACGCCAAGCGCATCCTACATGAGTTCTCGCTCCGACGACAGCATCTTACGGACCCGAAACACAAGAAAGACAAGAAACAGTCCAAAGAGAACAAAACTGCCGCGCCGGCCCACCAAACACATGAGCACGGCCTCACTTTGGACGAATTCTTCAATTTCCTATTCGAGGAAGAATTCAACGGCCCCATCAAACGAGAG gtACACCATGATATGACTGCTCCGTTGTCGCATTATTTCATATATACAGGGCACAATTCGTACCTTACTGGGAATCAACTCAGCAGTGACTGTAGTGATGTGCCAATCATTAAGGCTTTGGAGAGAGGGGTCAAAGTAATTGAGCTTGATTTATGGCCAACGTCTTCGAAACAGGATGTTCAAGTTTATCATGGAAG GACCTTGACGGCTCCTGTGACACTCGTCAAATGCTTGAAATCCATTAAAGAACATGCTTTTGATAAATCTCCATACCCTGTTGTTATTACTTTTGAAGACCACCTTACGACCAAGCTTCGGTGTATAGTTGCAGAG ATGGTTACCCAAATATTTGGAGATATGTTGTATTATCCAAAGCCAGAAGACCCGATGACAGAATTTCCTTCACCTGAAGCTTTAAAATATCGGATTATTATCTCAACCAAGCCACCAAAAGTAGGTGAAGGCAATGACAAGGATTCATCTGAAGAATCAGAAAAG AGTGACTGCAGTGATAAAGAAACTGAGAGCAAAACTGCAGTTGACATCAAACCCATCCAGTCAGAAGCACCTGAGTATGCGGAACTTATAACAATCCATGCTGGAAAACCACAAGGTGGTTTGAAAGAGGCTCTAGAGGTTGGTGAAAAAGTAAGACGTCTTAGTTTGAGTGAACAAAAACTAGAAAAGGCTGCTGAAGATCATGGAGCTGATATTGTTAG GTTCACACAGAGGAACATTCTAAGGATCTACCCCAAGGGAACACGAGTTACCTCCTCGAATTACAAACCGCATGTTGGGTGGATGCATGGAGCTCAAATGGTTGCGTTTAATATGCAG GGACGTGACAAATTACTATGGTTGATGCATGGGATGTTTAGAGCCAATGGAGGGTGCGGTTACGTGAAAAAGCCTGGCTTTTTGATGCATAAGGGCCCAAATAATGAGGTTTTTGATCCTAGAAGGCACTTGATGGTGACAAAGACATTGAAG GTGAAAGTATACGTTGGGAACGGATGGCACTTGGATTTTAGTCAAACACACTTCGATTCGTTCTCCCCACCAGACTTCTACACAAAA GTTTATATTGTTGGAGTGCCTGCAGATTGTGCCAAGTAcaaaacagaaataaaaaaCGACGAATGGATACCTGTTTGGGATGAAGAGTTTACATTCGGTATGACCGTTCCAGAGCTCGCTATACTTCGGATTGAAGTTCGAGAGTATGACAGGTCTGATAAAGATGACTTTGGTGGCCAGACGTGTTTGCCGGTCTCGGAGCTAAGAACCGGGTTCCGGTCAGTCGCAGTTTACGATCATAAGGGTGAGAAATACACATCTGTAAGGCTCCTAATGCGGTTTCAATTTGAGTCAAATCTCGCACCTGCCTAG